The Oscarella lobularis chromosome 12, ooOscLobu1.1, whole genome shotgun sequence genome window below encodes:
- the LOC136194199 gene encoding usherin-like: protein MITRFAILALYWCCQGTNSLTLTACDNGFGQINCNSNLITISSVTFKEVNDCGSGTEVVPPCSSSTAIDVVKTACEYRSYCELRASNVSFETTCSGKMLLSVSYSCVAGLLGDRYPTPVSVRKSSVKLEWQKHDQEDDNTKYVIEKRYVPASQTSAIAGLSFEGFGYIKFTRGDAFDGGRSFITKLSFRTFVPDGLLFVAFKDDWSSYAYLQLANGKLKFAVKSDKGSSDITTTVALNDGQFHTVEAEKRESTKRTLKLTVDAVLKFVDVNSGKDIAVSVNNVYVGGITSDQVASASSVLSHTEPFIGCMQIDQLDNDRAFDLLKNQSYENVRWSSNGCPPAVDKGMHFRGTGYAKLTLSSSSSIQLQLSFRMRTSWPNGLLLATYSNDESKFLFIESRGDGLDLRYKKGDQSADGPFFFRVRPKDASLCDGAWHTVNLTIDTTSLVVSVDGVSHRTSSEIPDVLTYSSKILENLYLGGMEHKGASPTMDEIALGYGVNVTSYGGCLADLEVNGQLVDVPKVRSASLNVSFAGCPDFTWNGPTCQDQIVQVGIKSKGVVTLKDTSGVEAFSEYLYRVSVESGSDALVRSNWIVVRSGEDASSKGPLPELEYDGIKGKERSDGRDRLR from the exons ATGATTACTCGTTTTGCTATTCTTGCACTATACTGGTGCTGCCAAG GGACGAATTCGCTGACTCTCACCGCCTGTGACAACGGCTTTGGCCA aatcaattgCAATAGCAATCTAATAACGATCAGTTCGGTCACGTTCAAAGAAGTAAACGATTGCGGATCGGGAACTGAAGTGGTCCCTCCTTGCAGTTCGTCAAC CGCCATCGACGTTGTGAAGACGGCATGCGAGTATCGGAGCTACTGTGAGTTGCGCGCTTCTAATGTTTCTTTTGAAACAACGTGCTCGGGCAAAATGTTGCTGAGTGTGTCATACTCTTGTGTTGCGG GTCTACTGGGTGACCGTTATCCTACTCCAGTATCAGTGAGGAAGTCGTCAGTTAAACTCGAATGGCAAAAGCATGACCAGGAAGATGACAATACTAAATACGTTATAGAGAAAAGATATGTTCCTGCGAGTCAAACCAGTGCCATTGCCGGATTATCTTTTGAAGGATTTGGCTACATCAAGTTCACCCGGGGAGACGCTTTTGATGGCGGACGTTCGTTTATAACGAAACTGTCATTTCGAACGTTTGTTCCAGATGGTCTGCTCTTCGTTGCCTTTAAAGACGACTGGTCATCATATGCATACCTTCAGCTGGCGAATGGAAAGCTGAAATTTGCTGTTAAAAGCGATAAAGGCTCTTCAGATATTACTACGACAGTGGCGTTAAATGACGGTCAGTTTCATACAGTAGAAGCGGAAAAGAGGGAAAGCACGAAAAGGACTCTTAAGCTCACTGTTGATGCAGTTTTAAAGTTTGTGGACGTAAATAGCGGCAAGGACATCGCTGTTAGTGTTAACAATGTTTACGTTGGAGGAATCACATCTGACCAGGTTGCAAGCGCTTCTAGTGTCTTGTCTCACACAGAACCCTTCATCGGGTGCATGCAAATCGATCAATTGGATAATGATCGAGCGTTTGATTTATTGAAAAACCAAAGCTATGAGAATGTTCGCTGGAGCTCCAATGGCTGTCCTCCAGCGGTTGACAAAGGAATGCATTTCCGAGGCACTGGTTACGCAAAGTtgactttgtcgtcgtcctcaAGCATCCAGCTTCAACTCAGTTTCAGAATGCGAACAAGTTGGCCGAACGGTCTTCTTCTAGCTACCTACAGCAATGACGAAagcaaatttcttttcataGAGTCTCGTGGTGATGGATTGGATTTGAGGTACAAGAAAGGTGACCAGTCGGCAGATggaccttttttctttcgcgttcGGCCTAAAGACGCGAGCTTATGTGACGGCGCGTGGCACACGGTGAACTTGACAATAGACACGACGTCTCTCGTGGTTTCAGTTGACGGAGTTTCTCACCGAACTTCATCTGAAATACCTGACGTGCTCACGTATTCGTCCAAAATTCTGGAAAACCTTTATCTCGGTGGCATGGAGCACAAGGGTGCTTCACCAACAATGGACGAAATAGCTCTTGGATATGGTGTTAACGTGACAAGTTATGGAGGGTGTTTGGCAGATTTAGAGGTCAATGGACAACTGGTTGACGTTCCAAAAGTGAGGAGTGCCAGCTTGAACGTCAGCTTTGCCGGATGTCCAGATTTTACGTGGAACGGTCCGACATGTCAAGATCAAATTGTTCAGGTTGGGATTAAGAGCAAAGGTGTAGTGACCCTAAAAGACACTAGCGGAGTTGAAGCTTTCTCAG AATATTTGTATCGAGTCTCAGTTGAAAGCGGATCAGACGCTCTCGTCCGTAGTAACTGGATAGTGGTGCGCTCAGGAGAAGATG CGTCGTCTAAAGGCCCGTTACCGGAATTGGAATACGACGGGATCAAGGGAAAGGAACGTTCAGATGGACGGGACCGCCTGCGATAG